Genomic window (Primulina eburnea isolate SZY01 chromosome 8, ASM2296580v1, whole genome shotgun sequence):
ATCCCTCGCAAGAGCGGACTACCCAGGCAGCATATTGATGCATGGTAGGCCACCAGAACCCGGCCAGCAAAGCCTTCCTAGCCAGGGAAGTTGCTGCAATATGATCTCCGCAGCAGCCCTCGTGGATCTCCCTTAGAACATAAGTGGATTCATCACCGGCGATGCACTTGAGAAGGGGGCCCTGGAAAGATCGCCGGTAAAGACGGTCATCAATCACAACAAACCGTGCTGCCCTCCTCTTGATTTGACTGGCCTCCTTGATATCCTCGGGCAGATAGGATTGGGAGATGTAGTCGAGGATGGGGGTGGTCCAGTTATCTTCCCGGGCGCGAGGAGGCCCGGTATCCACCGAAGATACCAGGTTAGTGTGATAAGATATGCCCTGCTCCTGGTAATCGGAAAGCGAAGCTGCCATCTTCGCCAAGGCATCTGCTTCAGTATTTTCCTCTCGGGGAATTTGCTCTATGCTCCAACTTACGAAATGTGTGGATAACTCTTTGATGATAGCAAGATATTTAACAAACTTCTCCTCCCGAACCTCGTACACTCCCTTTACCTGTTGGGCTACCAGCTGTGAATCCGTGTAAATAATGACCTGGTTAGCTCCAACATTACGGGCTGCTTTTATCCCGACGATAACAGCCTCATATTCGGCTTCATTGTTAGAAGCCCGGAAGTCCAACCTAACTGCCAGCCGTATTTTTTCCTCGGTAGGTGATATCAGCCATACTCCCACACCACTGCCGTCTTTGCAGGAAGCCCCGTCTGCAAATATCCTCCAAACCCCCACGGTATCGGGGACAACCATCTCGGTGACAAAATCTGACAAGGCCTGGGCCTTAATGGCCCGCCGAGGCTGGTACTCGATGTCATACTCTCCCAACTCCACAGTCCACTTTACCAACCTTCCCGAGATCTATGGCTGAGTCATGATTCTCCCGAGAGGGGTATTGGTCAGCACAGTGATGGGATGGGACAAAAAGTAGGGGCGAAGTTTTCGTGATGTGATCACCAGGGCAAGGGCCACTTTCTCTACTTCTGTATATCTGATCTCGGGCCCTTTGAGTGCATGACTCACATAATAGACCGGCCTTTGATCAGTACCTTCTTCTCGGATCAGTACAGAACTGACAGCATGCTCAGTGGCAGAAAGGTATACCCAAAGCTTCTCCCCGGGTCCGGGCTTCTCAAGGACAGGGAGCCTGGCCAAATGATTCTTCAATTCCTCGAAAGCCTTTTCACATTTTTCATCCCAGCCAAATTTTTGGGCCCTCCTCAGAGCCTGAAAGAAAAGGTAGCTCCGGTGGGCAGATCGGGAAATGAAACGTGACAGGGCGGCGATTTTTCCCGTGAGTCTCTGTACATCCTTGATTGACTTTGGGGATGTCATTTCAGTGATAGACCTGACTTTCTCCGGATTGACTTCAATTCCTCTCTCGGTGACCATGAACCCGAGGAACTTGCCACTCTTGACCCCAAATGTGCATTTGGCCGGGTTCAGCTTCACCCCATACTCCCAAAGAGTGGAGAAGGACTCTTCGAGGTCCGGGATGAAGTCAGGGTGTGCCCGGGATTTCACCAAGATATCATCTACGTAGACTTCGATATTCCGCCCGGCCTGCTTGGGGAATATCCGGTCCATCAACCTTTGGTATGTGGCCCCGGCATTCTTCAAACCAAAGGGCATGACCACATAGTAGAAAGTCCCCCCCGAAGTAATGAAGCTAACTTTCTCCTGGTCTTCCCGGGCCAGGGGGATTTGATGATACCCCTGGTATGCATCCATGAAACATAACAACTCATACCCTGATGTCGAGTCCACCAGCTGATCAATCCGGGGCAGGGGGTAGCAGTCCTTTGGGCAAGCTTTATTTAGATCCCTGAAGTCAACACACATCCGCCACTTGCCGGCTGACTTGGGAACCAAGACTACGTTGGATAACCAGGTGGGAAACTGTACCTCTCTGATCTGTCCGGCTTTCAATAGCTCTTCCACGTGGCCAGCAATCACCTTGTCCTTTTCGGGACCAAAGTGTCTCTTTCTCTGTTTTACCACTCGGGAGCCCGGGATGATGTTTAACCGGTGTTCCGCCACGTGAGGGGAGACCCCTACCAACTCTGATGAAGACCATGCGAAGATGTCCGCATGCTTCTCTAGGCATTGTAGCAGTTGGGCCCGGGTGGCTGGCTCAAGATCCTGGGCTATTTTCGTTGTCTTCATGGGCTGTCCGGGTAAGACGCCTACTTCCTCCTGCTTATCACCTTCCACCATGTGCACCTGTTGGATAGAATGCACCTCCTCCTTTCCAGACCTCCTGCTCTCTCCATCTCTTCGGGCTCTTTTATTTTCGATcttgacagtttctgcaaagcACTTGCGGGAGGATGGCTGGTCCCCCCTTACTTCTCCAATTCTGTTCCCCATCGGGAACTTTAGCTTCTGGTGGTAAGCCGAGGCCACGGCCCGAAGGGCGTTCATAGCTGGCCTGCCCAAAATGATATTATAAGAGGTAGGGGCATTTACCACGGTGAAAACCATCATCACCGTCTTTCTGAGCTCCTCGGCTCCCAGTGTGAGGGGCAGAGTGATTTCCCCTCGAGGATAAACAGTGTGGCCAGCAAATCCGAATAAGGTTGTTTCTACTGGCCGCAACTGATAATCCTCCAAATTCATTTGGTCCAGAGCCTCCTGAAAAATGATGTTCACCGAGCTTCCAGAATCGACGAAAACCCGGCGAATATCGTAATTCGCCACTTTTGCCTGGATGACCAAAGCATCGTTGTGtgggaggctgactccctgAAGATCCCAGGGGCCAAAGCTGATAACTGGCCCTTCACTCCTTACTGCATCATCCACTCCAAAACTCTCATGCCGAGAATGTGCTTTCCTGGCCCGGTTGGAGTCTCCATCTGTTGATCCCCCTGAGATCATTTTAATCACCCCAAGGGTTAGTGATCCTCCCCGATCTTTATTCTCCCGGTTCTGAGACGTTTGACCAGTGTTATCCTTCTCTTGCCTGACCGGGCCTTTATCCCCCGGCCGATGCCCCGCCTCTCTATTTACCCACGGTGGTCCCCAGGACATTTTCTCTGACTGTGCTCGTTCCCCAAGGCCCGACTGGGAAGGGGCCCGCTTCAATCTCCGACACTCACTCGTGCTGTGAGCACACTCTCCATGATAGGAGCACATCTTGGGAGTGTGTGGCAGGCTTGGAGGTGACCGGTATAGCTTGGCTCCCCGATCACCGTCGCACAGATGGACTCCTTCCCCCCGGTGCGGCTTCACGGGGGCGTATCGAGAGAAAAGCCCAAGATTATTTCCCCGGGCGTTGTCATCAACTTTCCCAACTCGGTCACTTCTTTGTCTGCGGGTGGACTCCCTTTTCTGCCGCTGTGCTTCCTCcatgtttatgtatttttttGCTCGGGACAACAGATCTTCAAAATTCCCGGGCTGCTTCTTCACCAGGGACCTGAAAAAATCTCCTTCCCTGAGTCCTTGCGTGAACGCTGTAGTTTTGGTCTCAGGAGCACAAGCCGGCACCTCCAGGGATGCTTTGTTGAACCGGCGAATGTACGCCCGAAGAGACTCATCACCTGATTGCTTTACTTCGAACAGGCTGAAAGCAGTCTTCTTGTACCTCTTGCTGCTGCTAAAGTGGTGCAAGAAGGTGTCTCTGAAACCTGCAAAAGATTGTATGCTCCGGGGCTCCAACTTCTCGAACCACCTCTGGGCAGAGTCCACCTGGGTGGTGAGAAATACCTTGCacttgattttgtcagaataGCAATGCAGCATTGCCATATTTTCAAACCGGGTGAGATGTTCATCGGGGTCTGAATTCCCATCATACTCCCTGATCTTGGTGGCTTTGAAATGAACAGGGAGAGGCTCATTTACAATCTCCAGGGAGAAGGGGCATCCCTGGGAACCAGCCGGGGTTGAAATATGAGATGACCCGGCTTTGGCTTCCAACTCTTTCACTTTCTTCTTCAAATCTTCCAGCTCCTGGGCCATAGTGAGGGTAGGAGCTTTGGAAAACGCCTGGGAATTTTCCTCTCTGTCTCTCTCTTTCTCAGGAGGAGATTCTCCCATTGCCTCATTTTCCTTTAACTGGCTGGGTTCAGGTAGGGCCCTTTCGGCGAGGGCTTTTTGGACCGCAGCAGCTATTAACTGAGACAACTCCTCTGGGAAGTGACTGGGCGGCGGATTTTCTAGACCTCCTTCAGGATTGTGAGGACCAGAATGGTTCCCGGTAGTTTTACTATTGGTAACCATATTGGCTAaggtttcccacagacggcgccaatgatgtcgACCGGGCAAATTGGGTAGTAGCCGGGTGTGCAATCTGCCAAGTCGGGTGTTTGGATATATGTGCGATTTGAATGCTTTATTGCGAGTTGCTGGTGGTCTGGGAAGATTGAGTTCCCTGTCGCCTGAGGACTAACGCCCGGGATGACCTGAGTATTAATCCTGAAATCACAGAACGTTAGGGGGGCGCCGGAAATTGTTCCGGCGTATCCACttcgacgctcaagtcagtgatgtacgcaaaggaaaacttagggagaaaataagaatatttgtgAATGCTTGTGAGTATCCAGAGAAGAGTTACCTCCTTGTGTAGTACCTACAGGGGGTATTTATAGATGAGTCAAGTAGGTGACTTGCCCGCAAAGTTCGGGTGGTGGCCACGATTCGGGATGGTGGGCCACGTTGTAAAATAGTGGGACACGTATTAAGTGTTGACCTGGTCATAGAACGTGGGAGGATGGGTCCCGAGATTTCCGGAAGACGTGACGATAAGGGAGAGACTGAGCTTCTTTCCCGGGCGCTTTCCAACCGGGTGCCCCTGAGGTGTTTCTGGGACCGGGAAGCTTTTACCCCGGGTGATGGCTTGCCGAGTAGTTCATCGTGAATTCTTCTGACACTTGAGTGCGTAACTCGCCTGGTATCCGAAGATCCGGGATCCTTCTTTCATACCGGCTCTCTGCATGTAGTCGTAATTTGGGATCTCCTCCCTGCTCTCATCTCGCCCGAGTGAAAGTATCCTCCGGGTCGGGAGCTTTACCTGGGCCCAAGTTCCCTTGGGGGCATCACCCGCCATCATTGCGCCCCCTGGTATCGCCTTGCATCCGAAATATTTGCATGTAAATAGATTTTTAGTTTTGTAAGTATAATATTTGAAGTACGAAGAGATTTGGAAGATAACTTTAGtcaattattattttgtaaataaattctttaaatttatttgaaatacAATTGAGTATGTCACTTGTTTTAaaaaatgagtgagtctcatgtgagaccgtctcacggatcataatccgtgagacggatcaatcctacccatattcacaataaaaagtaatactcttagcataaaaagtaatactttttcatgggtgacccaaataagagatccgtctcacgaatatgacccgtgagaccgtctcacacaaatttttgccttaaaaaatagttgatcaaaattttaaaaaactctATCATGTTATGTATGTAAAGTCATTTGTAATTGAACCAAAATACCCCGTCATTTTAAGCCTCctatcttatttttaaaaaatgaacactaataatatttttaaaataatttaaactataattttaatttatttatttttaatatataagtATTTTAGTAATAACTTTTAAATTTGATTTAGGTTATAAAGAGTGAAAAtatgaattaaatatataaatttataatatgtcatttattttataaaacaaTGTGTGTCGCAATATATTATATACAAATTTGTCGGCTAAAAATTAGAGAGTACTGCTcttccaaaattttaaaatatattttggaaaaatatcttatacattttataatttataataatttataataataataacaaaattacATGTCTAATATCTATCTACTAGTAACAGATGAACTGGGACCTTCCCCAAGAGGATCCGCGACATCATCATCCCATAGCCGTCGATATTTCATCAATGGCTTAGAAATCTCACCTAGTAAATGACGCGGATCGAAACCACAACCGTGGATTGTCAACAAAATCCGACGTTTCATGACGCACCAATCTCCATATAAATGAACAATCCTCGACTGTCCACTTCCCCCGTGATTGATTaatcaaaacaaaattaaatttgacTGGCAAAAGTCCTCTGTGATTTCTGTATCTGAATCCCAGCTAGGAAAATGTCTGGGCGAGGAAAAGGTGGCAAGGGTTTGGGAAAAGGAGGAGCAAAGAGGCACCGCAAGGTGCTGAGGGACAACATTCAGGGCATCACCAAGCCGGCGATTCGGCGTCTTGCTCGCCGAGGCGGAGTGAAGCGCATCAGTGGCCTAATCTACGAGGAGACCCGTGGTGTTCTAAAGATCTTCCTCGAGAACGTCATCCGTGACGCTGTTACTTACACGGAGCATGCTCGGCGGAAGACGGTGACGGCCATGGATGTCGTGTATGCTCTCAAGAGGCAAGGCCGCACCCTTTATGGATTTGGGGGTTAGGGTTTTTTAAAGGGGTGCTGAGATATCTGTAGATTGGGTGCCACTATCCCTAAGTTAAATTCGAAGTACGGAGATCTGTTTTTCGAATGTCAAAATCTGTGGATTTAATGAAATATTTAGGTTCTGCTATTCTGATTCCATTGAAATTAATTTACATTTCTGTTTGATTTAGTTGATTGTGGTAATTTTTTAAGCAATTGGTAAGTTTTATATCAAATATATCTTGTTCTGCAAGTTTAGTGGAACTCCATAGAAATTgctatattttttatatgatcCAAGTGATACCAATTTCATGGTAATGTCGATGCTATCTGTGGGGCAGTGTCCTCACAGGATCTCAGTCATTGATTTTACATGGTGATTAAATTTAGGTTTTTATCACTTCATGGagtgtatgtgtgtgtaaatCTGGGCTTTTGATCACCTCATGGGGCAGCGCCTCACAAGGTAGGGTGAAATGAACCCAATTTCATTCACATCTCGAGGGAAGAAATATTGAAGATTTAACATACAAGAATGTGGCACAATGATAATCGAGCATGTAATTTAATATGGTGGATTCCTTAGTtcttaattactcatttttaaaattgaatatCATTGTTTTCCGTTTGATATAAGGCCATCTTCACTTTCGTCCTACCCCAACTACTCATCACTTAATTTGAAACCAGTATCCCTAACTCGTTTGAAGCCTATTTAGTTATTTTTATCAACCAAATTCTCTTTCTCCCTAACCTCAAAATCGGCCGCCACTTCTTGTCGACGAAGCTTCGCCCTCTACCGACGGAACCTCAAAATTGATTTGAGGgtttttgtttttcatgtcaTAAGCTTCAATTTGATACCAATTTTGGCGTGTAAATTGCGAACCAAGCTGAAACTCGAAACACTAGTGCTCGAGTTCTTCGATTTTTCCAACGATTTCTGATTGTTTTTGGGTCGTGTAGCTAGGATATGAACAATTACAAGTTTTCTTAGAGTTTGGGTGTCAAAAGCCTCAATTTTCAACCGGTTTTAATGGCTGCCACCTTGAGTTCTTCCGAGCACAGCCACAAGCTATCGCAAATTTGCCCTTGCTCAAATTTAGCTTTGAGCCTTGAGCATTTAGAGCTCGATTTTCAGTGTATTTTTTAATTAGTCGGCTATCCGGTGAGGAGAAATTATTCACTTCGATTTAAATTGATTTCGACTCCGAGCTCGATTTTCAGCCTAAGTTTATTTGTTTGGTTAAATAATATTGTATTTCTGGtgatatttttgttgaattctTGGACTCCTATTGAGTTTGGTGGTGTTTTTGTATTGCTTTGAGTTGGCATTAATTTGTAGTTTGTGTATTTGTCATATCTCATTACTTGCACTTAACGTGTTCGAGGAAATGCttgtgataatttttttttattcttgcATTTTTTTCTTCTCATTCTGCTTTATGGTAAATTTTGGGACTTAATTGTTACAACTTGGATGCATACgttcatttaattttttgactagtgaattatatatttattaatggGTTGGTTTTTCCAATGGAAGCTCAacgaaagaagaagaaaatatgttttcatttttaaatcaaaattatatGGACTAGTGAGAGAGAATTTTTCcagatcaattttttttttatcgaatCAGTCGGTCCTTGATAAAAAATTTTCTTGCCATACCCCTGCACTTAATAATTGTAAATGATATGTTACACGTGTTTTTTCATGTTGGACAATGTATTACATCACAAGAAAAAATGACGTGTCTCTCTTTGTTATTGCTGTCAAAATAAGTTAGCGGCAAGGTCCATCTCACCATTTGTACGGGTTGGGAAATTGCTAACGCAATCCCTTATTTGGCGGGATGGGATGTGTAACGAATCTTATTTTTgctatttaaaatttgcggaaaaatttaaaatgtttttaaataaaaatattttatttaatccaTACGGTCTTCAACTTATCGCTGCTAAAAATATCTTGGAATGCATCCATCACCAATGAaatttttgctaaaagaaaatcttgctcaaaacatctcgcatcaaaacataaaatcagagtattaatattttaatgcttaaatcgtaaaataacgtggacggtcctcgggtctagccttctactcagtccaagcctgctccttggtcgccacctcctatctcctcatagacatcctcacctgtatcgatcaagtctagtgaatctaaacactcaacacgtataaactggaagtaacgagtactacataataaaaccacatgcaactttaaaataggacatacatacttgaagcttggttttgaaatgaacttgaacttgcatacatacatagacatGCCTTATTttgaaagctttcataaacatgctaacatacttgatcatacttaaaTATACACGacttcattttgcatagaggcatgtttcaaagcaagtgacccatacataataaacgcctgatcagacaaaccacagtactgggctgacagggacgtatccactgccacatacatgaggtccccgttcatgatttaacgggctggttggtccccgttcatgatttaacgctttccaaccacgatctaacccgttcataatttaacggggtggagaggtcctcagccacgttcaccgacttccaaactcattcataatttggtcacaagacatttaccatacctcaaaaatttaaaatattttctttttgcacgtcaacatacttacttgacgttgagggatccgttggacttcgatcggggccgctgctgcacatatTAACACAATTACATGTACTTACAtttcatagcttagacgtaagtactcgtgctcaccaccgaagtaattaaatatcttatgGCGTTCTAGATCTCTCGCGCCTTGACCTCATTAAATCATCGTACTAACCCACGACATTGAACCCCGAACAATCTCTAAAAGATGTGTGCACATTTCCCAACAATAAAAGACATACACTTACTATTAAATCTTGAAAAGAAGCAGgaacaaaatatttggacagaaggggtggcgctcggGGGGTGAAACTATATCGCTCGGGCGCCAgggtccgcgctcgggcggtaacaaacttccgctcgagcgccgagtttACGGGGAAAAACACTCGGACAGAAAGAATTGCACTCGGGCGGCAAGAAGTTACTGCTCGGGCGCCGAGTAAACTGGACTCCGCGACCCATACACTTATACTCTCCAAATTTCGATTACACATGCCGTGATCAacgcctcgagactcatcctaggacactaTGATCCATACTCGAAACCATAGAATGTCTCAAACATCAACGCACCCTAAACTAGCAACAAATTCATAAACTCAAATTTCGACATCAAAACACTTCCTGCGGCTTCTAGTGTATTCgggtgcctatcgacactaagcgacatgtcaaataacaaccgatcatcatactaagcatacctagacgcagaaACGATCACctgtcga
Coding sequences:
- the LOC140837803 gene encoding histone H4, yielding MSGRGKGGKGLGKGGAKRHRKVLRDNIQGITKPAIRRLARRGGVKRISGLIYEETRGVLKIFLENVIRDAVTYTEHARRKTVTAMDVVYALKRQGRTLYGFGG